A genomic window from Streptomyces sp. NBC_00234 includes:
- a CDS encoding SGM_5486 family transporter-associated protein yields the protein MLDPNPQNGQKKLLLVFGAMMLITVIIGVIASIASP from the coding sequence GTGCTCGACCCGAACCCCCAGAACGGCCAGAAGAAGCTTCTCCTCGTCTTCGGGGCGATGATGCTCATCACGGTGATCATCGGCGTGATCGCCTCGATCGCCTCCCCCTGA
- a CDS encoding CynX/NimT family MFS transporter, whose amino-acid sequence MPDDETRTPTLHEAPAATLRNPAAAERKPPGRIAEGPAPWLLRLVMVGLVLAALNLRPAITSLGALLEEVRDGLHMSGSVAGVLTSVPPLCFALFGIMAPRLARRFGAGAVVCAGMVAIAAGLALRPFVGGTAGFLAASALALMGIAVSNILMPVIVKRWFPDRVGTMTGLYSMALAMGTALAAAVTVPMTDAFGGSWKAGLAVWAVLAAAAVLPWIPLVRERGDAPGRPSAHRPQDAPALRITRSRTGWALACFFGLQATAAYITMGWMPQIFRDAGVSAGTAGVLLAVTMAMGVPLAFVIPRVASRMRNQGPIAVFLGVCGLVGYAGLYLAPASGAWAWALLLGIANCAFPLALTMIGMRSRTGAGVVRLSAFAQSTGYLISIPGPLLVGVLYQHSGGWGLPIALMASLMLPQMVAGVLAGRDRTIEDEC is encoded by the coding sequence ATGCCCGACGACGAGACACGGACCCCGACCCTCCACGAAGCCCCCGCCGCCACCCTGCGGAACCCGGCCGCGGCCGAGCGTAAACCGCCCGGCCGGATCGCGGAGGGTCCCGCCCCGTGGCTGCTGCGCCTGGTCATGGTCGGACTCGTCCTCGCCGCGCTCAACCTGCGTCCCGCCATCACCAGCCTCGGCGCCCTCCTCGAAGAGGTACGGGACGGGCTGCACATGAGCGGCAGCGTCGCAGGCGTCCTCACCTCCGTACCGCCGCTCTGCTTCGCGCTCTTCGGCATCATGGCGCCCCGGCTCGCCCGCCGCTTCGGAGCCGGCGCGGTCGTCTGCGCGGGGATGGTCGCCATCGCCGCCGGCCTCGCGCTCCGCCCCTTCGTCGGCGGCACGGCCGGCTTCCTCGCGGCCAGCGCCCTCGCCCTCATGGGCATCGCCGTCAGCAACATCCTGATGCCGGTGATCGTCAAGCGCTGGTTCCCGGACCGTGTCGGCACCATGACAGGGCTCTACTCCATGGCCCTGGCCATGGGCACCGCGCTCGCCGCGGCGGTCACCGTGCCCATGACGGACGCGTTCGGCGGAAGTTGGAAGGCCGGTCTCGCGGTCTGGGCCGTGCTCGCCGCCGCGGCGGTCCTGCCGTGGATTCCGCTCGTACGGGAACGGGGCGACGCGCCGGGACGGCCCTCCGCCCACCGGCCGCAGGACGCCCCGGCTCTCCGGATCACCCGCAGCAGGACCGGCTGGGCCCTCGCCTGCTTCTTCGGCCTCCAGGCCACCGCCGCGTACATCACCATGGGGTGGATGCCGCAGATCTTCCGCGACGCGGGTGTCTCGGCGGGCACCGCGGGCGTCCTGCTCGCGGTCACCATGGCGATGGGAGTACCGCTCGCCTTCGTCATCCCGCGCGTGGCCTCCCGCATGCGGAACCAGGGGCCGATCGCCGTCTTCCTGGGCGTCTGCGGTCTCGTCGGCTATGCGGGCCTCTACCTCGCGCCCGCGTCCGGCGCCTGGGCCTGGGCACTGCTCCTCGGCATCGCCAACTGCGCCTTCCCGCTCGCCCTCACGATGATCGGGATGCGCTCGCGCACCGGCGCCGGTGTGGTCAGGCTGTCGGCGTTCGCCCAGTCCACCGGCTATCTGATCTCGATCCCCGGCCCGCTGCTCGTCGGTGTGCTCTACCAGCACAGCGGTGGCTGGGGCCTGCCCATCGCCCTGATGGCGTCGCTCATGCTGCCGCAGATGGTGGCGGGCGTGCTCGCCGGGCGGGACCGGACGATCGAGGACGAATGCTGA
- a CDS encoding FadR/GntR family transcriptional regulator, translating to MALTSPRRSALADQVIAQLRNQITSGEWPVGSRIPTEPELVEQLGVARNTVREAVRALAHNGLLDIRQGSGTYVVATSELAGVMHRRFASADPRHVAELRSTLESSAARLAAVRRTDRDLRQLDALMARREETWAAGDAEAFVAADATLHLAVVAASHNDVLTELYADLGDLLRDYLRDDIGPELRPENHMDHARLVEAIRAGDAETAAAEAASHALSCLVDRV from the coding sequence ATGGCGCTGACGTCTCCGCGGCGTTCGGCACTCGCCGATCAGGTGATTGCCCAGCTGAGGAACCAGATCACCTCCGGCGAGTGGCCCGTGGGTTCACGGATTCCCACCGAGCCCGAGCTGGTCGAGCAGCTGGGGGTGGCCCGCAACACCGTCCGTGAGGCGGTGCGCGCGCTCGCGCACAACGGCCTGCTGGACATCCGGCAGGGCTCCGGCACGTATGTCGTCGCCACCAGCGAGCTGGCCGGTGTGATGCACCGGCGGTTCGCCTCCGCCGACCCGCGCCACGTCGCCGAGCTGCGCTCGACGCTGGAGTCCTCGGCCGCCCGGCTGGCCGCCGTCCGGCGCACGGACCGGGATCTGCGGCAGCTCGACGCGCTGATGGCCCGGCGCGAGGAGACCTGGGCGGCGGGGGACGCGGAGGCGTTCGTGGCGGCCGACGCGACGCTGCACCTGGCCGTGGTCGCCGCCTCGCACAACGACGTGCTCACGGAGCTCTACGCGGACCTGGGCGACCTGCTGCGCGACTACCTCCGCGACGACATCGGCCCCGAGCTGCGGCCCGAGAACCACATGGACCACGCACGGCTGGTCGAGGCGATCCGGGCCGGCGACGCCGAGACCGCCGCCGCGGAGGCCGCGAGCCACGCGCTGAGCTGCCTGGTGGACCGGGTCTGA